Proteins co-encoded in one Fusarium musae strain F31 chromosome 3, whole genome shotgun sequence genomic window:
- the TRM8 gene encoding tRNA (guanine-N(7)-)-methyltransferase (tRNA(m7G46)-methyltransferase): MLEYPKSPDDMDWSSYFPHYVQEGTPEDPSKPPKLTKDVEIVDIGCGFGGLLVALAPKLPDTLTLGLEIRTQVAGYVQERIKALRSQNSDNMYQNVGCIRANTMKFLPNFFKKAQLSKIFICFPDPHFKARKHKARIVSTTLNSEYAYALRPGGIVYTITDVEDLHLWMVQHLEAHPAFERISKEEEEADECVQVMSTETEESKKVTRNNGQKFVALFRRLEDPPW; the protein is encoded by the exons ATGCTAGAATA CCCTAAATCTCCAGATGATATGGACTGGTCCTCATATTTCCCACACTACGTCCAGGAGGGAACACCAGAGGATCCCTCCAAGCCTCCTAAACTGACAAAAGACGTGGAAATTGTCGATATTGGCTGTGGCTTTGGAGGTCTTCTCGTTGCTCTAGCGCCTAAGCTACCCGACACTCTCACGCTCG GCCTGGAGATCCGAACACAAGTAGCAGGTTACGTTCAAGAACGTATAAAAGCATTGCGATCACAAAACTCGGACAACATGTATCAGAACGTGGGCTGCATCCGAGCAAATACTATGAAGTTTCTCCCcaatttcttcaagaaggctcaactatccaagatcttcatctGCTTTCCCGATCCTCACTTTAAGGCCAGGAAGCACAAAGCCAGAATTGTATCGACAACGTTGAATTCCGAATACGCTTATGCGCTACGACCAGGCGGTATTGTGTATACTATCACCGATGTCGAGGACTTGCACTTGTGGATGGTTCAGCATCTTGAGGCTCATCCTGCTTTCGAGAGGATCtcgaaagaggaagaagaggctgatGAATGCGTCCAGGTCATGTCGACTGAGACTGAGGAGAGTAAGAAGGTTACGAGAAATAACGGACAGAAGTTTGTAGCGTTGTTCCGGAGGCTAGAGGATCCTCCGTGGTAG